CCATAATTGTTTTACTAAtttctcaattttaaataaattttattacataataattaaattgaaaggattttatttcattaaatggaCTACATAGAATATTAAAGAGAAAAACCACAGGTAATGGTCTGAAcccaaacaaaagaaattaagatCAATAACACTCACTTTAGAATGCATTAAGCCACTTTTACAAATCTTTatattaacttaaaataatgtttcaattataaaatactactttcaaaaaatattttcttgaatttattgttcatataaaattactttgtgcagtattttattaattaaatatttaatttatttaaatacaaaaattaagagacagtgtaaataaaaaaagtaatttctcACAGTAgtaatttctcttttataaattaaataaaaaaattaatgttatacGCTTTCTTTATAAAACGATATCACAATGCAgaatttaaggaaattaaaaatatacataaatacgtacatacatacatatgtatgtatatgatatgCATAGTAGATATTGACAATAATCCAAAAGAAAAACAGATAAACTAAATTAgattaatgcaaaaaaatatttattaaaaagaaaattttcgatacagTTCACACAAACGTTCGCTAATTGTATActatgtaaaatacatttttatatagctGATCAACTTTTGTTTATTGACAGAAGAAATGGGGAAAAACTAGcgaatatatataaacattcaaacatatgtatgtatattcttaGTTATACGAGGGTCATGTttattcaaaaaagtttttcatatattataGCATGGTTATCAAAGATTTACAAAAATCTTTGCCATCCAAAAACTCTTCtttagaagttcttttttttgctaGGCTCCTATGGAGCTCTAATAAAATGTCacaaaaaaatactagaaaaatcTCTTTTCAATCAAAAACCTGAACCATTTGAACGTACagtaatttaaatgtaatttaatagCTTAAAGCTGTTGTTGTAAATATTGAATGATTTCAAAATATCACGAATTGAAACAAATCTTTCTGAAAATTGGTCCCAAACTTCacgatttcaaacaaaaattgcaaGAGCAGTATTTCGAGGAAAGAcgctttaaatgttttatgcTATTTGAGTGTTTCTGAAATAATCATGGTATTCGAAGAAAAGCCATCTACTAGAAAGGCTAGTGTCAAACGATAAACGATATGATCTATACTTTCCATCCGTTCCCTAGAGCAAGTATCGACACTTCAAAAGAAGTTGTTCCAATATGAAATTTCCCGTTAGTTCTAGTTTCAAAGATAATGTGGTTTTTGTAAAaacgttatttatttttattaaatttctcaGAATCTGACCAATATTCATGGAGTTATTCAACAACATGgtaatcaacataaaattatttctaattgGAGTATAGTTATGATGACAGGATACCTTGGATGTCCTGGAAGTTGTATCAACTTTTTCCCGTTTATCctaataactttaatttaatgtaaacaagtttgatttatttattgcaacatagtattaaatacataacaatactaacattttaacattacaattggaaattagttaaaaatttagtgaaacaacaaaatttgttcttcATACATCATCTATACACAAATATGAAACTTTGAAAGCAATAAGATCCTCACAAACATTATGACAAGCACTtacaaacatcaaaaaatatattttttaaaagaaacgaTATTGCATATATATTCAATTCACTATCGGTATCATATTGTTGTATCATCACATATTtcgcataaaaaattttttaacacaaaaacaaacgaaTAGTGAAAACTTACGACATACAACGTTACGGCACTGATtgtgaattgtataatattttgaattcatgGATATGTAAAGATAACAAACAATAGTTGAATTCAAACCGAAATATTTTACTGCTTTTTAAccgaaaaataatattattggtTCGTGTTGATAGTACTTTATGGAAAAACCCTAACAAATTTAGTCCAAAGTATTGTTTTAAGGATAAAGCAAAGAAaggctaaatttttaaattctttgcaAGGCAATCTTGTTTACTGCTAACTATCATCatgttaaaatctttaaaaatatgattttgtgTAGATTTTAATCTTGTTACAAAAACTTTGGAATTTAGTTCtgcaaaataaagtaaaaaaatggcATAAACATTGTCTGTACAAAAATGGCaatatctcaaaaactataGCTAagcgaaaattttaataacaatttttgaacTCAGCAAATGGAAATACCTaggtattaattatttttatttaaaaggcacGCAAAAAGTTCGATTTTGTTGACTTGGACTTGACTCGAAGGATTAATCCAAAATGTTTCTATAACTTTTTGaacttatgctatgtatacacggttgttagatcttacagcGTTGGCAATAAATTGTTCACAATATGTCTAATAACACTGCCAActttacaaatttacaaatattgtcagtctgacaacgttgtaaaagaaaaattgtaagttcagacgattgttagacattttactgacaacgttgtaagatctaacaaccgtgtattacgtcttttagaaaattttaaatattaaaagataattCTACGATAATTCTTTTTTACAATAATGGTATGGCCCTAATGTAAATTAATTCATTATGTAATGAAAACaatgcttttattaaaaaataaagaaaaacttacctGGTAGTACGAATCAGCCATAATGAAAATTGGATGATTGGTTTGATGTAAAAATTCCTTATAATAGCGTTCGTTGTTAGTTCacttttagtagttttttttctttaattatttcaattacgACTTTCTCACAAATTTGCAATTCACCTTTATTCAAGATCAAACTAATTGatgaaattcatttgaattgaaaAAGTAATGTTTTAGCACGGTAATTCATTTATCtcctaaattataaaatttatattgaaatatttcagatatatgtatatgtattgtatttatttaattttataaatactttgtataaataatcatatttattttggatattttcatttataaacgcGACATTAAATATGGACCCAAGATGACGGACAAATATGTCAtcgcttttaaatttaatgggGTGAAAAACAGAAAGAAAGATGGGTTGAttgaataaatacatttatgtatgaatgtacatCGTTTGTGTGTAAATCTATGCAGTTCTACTCAGCgacaaaattaagataaaaaaattaaatttgacgtggctaattacattaaaatatgtaaaaaatatacgtACGTATGTACGTAGATATGATAATCCTTAAAttagtttcaaaaaaaattagcaatttagttttatattaaattcctATACTAGCTAGTAGATAGGAATTATACTAAACACTCTAAAGATGCATTTCACTgatgtaaaaaaaagttaactaAAAGATAACTAAATCTAcgattcttttttatttttgataaacactttataatgttaattattattacaacgaattaatatgcaaatatttatactttaatgtttatgtttatgaataattttttctaacacatatttaaatttagtattttcttcTGTTGTGAAttgttattatgattatttgactttaatttttatattttatacgaCGTTCTTTTGTTTTcgtatttccttttttattttcatccatCAATTGTTGCTTTTTTGCATATTCTCTATTTACgtataaaatacacacacacattttgatacacactcacacaaactaaatacaatacaaaacgACCGACCAAACATctcattttcttttctttttttatacatgGATGTATACCATTATcattgaaagaaaaatatagttccataaaaattaggaaatatatgtatatttcactCTTTTAACTATCACACAcacttaattaataattaactgcatagtttttttttgttgaaaattaatttataaacgaCTTAATATCGCTTGCGATCGCCCTTTTTctttgcaatttttaatttcacCTTTCATCATTTGAATTACAAATACAAAGTTCTTATAATTTCACGTAacgattttatatttaaaataaatctatagTACTTTTTTGGTTATTTCCTACAGACAAGAACTTTATACAATTATATTTCGttgatgaaaaaattaaaaaatgagaaaataaaatgaaacagaaACACATCAGCAAAAAATTAAGAACGAAGAAAACTGTGGAATTGCGGAATGTTGCCAGATTAacgatataaaatatttttcacggTTGCATACAAAATGTATAAAGTACTATTTACTTAGTAGGGTTTTATACTTTCGAATAATAAAACTATCgaataatggaaaaaataaattccgTAATCGATccgaatatttgaaaaaataaacttttaataataaagatttttataattattgttaaaagtcaAACAAACATTATCAGATTTATAGCGAATTGTTCGAATACAATCATTTGAATAATCgtatttttgttgattaaaaTTGCTACTAaaaaataatcgaataattaATCTACATGAATTTGGAAAATTACCTGTTCATTTAAGAGaatgataataatttttaaaattaaatatcgtatacacttttctatattttacatttttagaaTCAATATTTTGGATGTgatgtatttataatttataaatcctAACAAATAATAAGGTTAATACAATTCATTTACATTCGTTACGGaaacaatacaaatatatatgtaaaaaatttaatatatgtagATGATAAAAATATGTACCGTTAAATCTAAGATTTCTATTCTTCCCACAGCTTTAAGTTAATGTTACCACTATCGTTACCTTGTAACAAATTCGATTTAGagcaaaacaaacaatttaactttttatcgcTCACCTACTAACTGAACTAAGGAACTTCTTTTAATGaagtaaaattaatacaaaatagaaataattattttttgctttttatttaattaaaatttaaatgataatataTATCGCCTTAGatttaatacttaaataaacTATGCTGCCGGTTTTTTAGGTAATGACCCAAACGCTGAAATGACAGTTCCTTTTGTTCCTGTAACAGTTGTTGTTAGTGTGGGAGGTACTACAGGTTTGATAGATGTTGCAGGTTGATCCCATTTggatttccttttaaaatatagtaaacattttattacattttcattcttaattaattaactaacaaatTTACCTCTTTTTTGCCTCTTCCTCAACTTTGCGGGCCAGAGCCGAAACCTGCTCAATCTTATCGTTATCTTTTTTCTCCTTTTGCCTTTTAAccatttcaattttttgtacACGAGCTAATTCTTCATAGAAACTCTCCGGTCCCCACTGTAGGGGGTCATATATTTCGGGAGGATAGTTTGTGCCAAATTCATTTATATCGCAGAACTGTATGAGTTTTTCGTAAATACTAGGATTGCGAAACTCTTTACGTTGCTGGATAATACGATTCATGTCCATATTGTTGGTTTCCATTTTCTCATACAGTTGTTGAATCTTTTCAGACAGTTCTGGCAGTGGTTTGCCTTTTGGTTCTGGCGGcaatgaaaaattgtattttgcgTATTTAGCATATTTGTCAGTTTTATTGCGAGTACTTCCTTTCTGTGAAGGATCAAAtgaatcatcatcaacaactaTTGGCGATTCGTGGCGTTTTTGTGCTACTTTCTTGCTTTCTGAATTATTTCGTTGATCCATTCCTTCCTCCATATCTGATGACACTCTTTCGTTATCCTCATTGTATTCATCCTCTTCTTCATCCTCTTCCTCTTCGCCTTCCCCTTCATCCGAAATGATGGTGTCATCCTGATAGCTTACTAAACgtttgacaaatttttttgatttctttttcttaCTGCGTCTGGTTTCTTTCACATCTGTAGcatctttttgttgtttttcggGCGTCTGTTGTGGGGTATGCCTAGGAGGTGGAATTATAACCTGCAAGCCATAGATTTTagctacaaacaaaaaattctcttgaatatatgtaaatattcatGGATATGTACCTGTGACGCTTGGGAATTTTGTGAATCCGGAGATTCTTGCTGATCTTCTTCATTTTCCGAATCCGTATATTGAGCAGTTAAACTGGCTAAAGCTGAATtactcatattttttatattttaataaaaatgtaagtaAATAATCAAACGTAAAATTCTTTAttctaaaaattgtaaataaatctaGAATGAATCTTtcatctattttatttttttcttgacaTTTGTAAACATGTTGTAAACATGGCGAATTCATACAAGGTGGGGatattcaatcagctgataatttttctcttaattcGCCTGCTTTaggtagctgtcaaagtttgttattgtttacatttttatattttaaaaatttctgttaagaaaaacttcgtttatattttgaattattctagtaaaaaatctaaaaatggcAAGCATCTTTTAAACATatatcatttttattatatgttaaCAATCTCAAAATTAATCtaccggaatagaattttttgaaacaaaccttattcaattcagaatatctTTTTATCgcaaatttttatatctttatttattaatataatataaaaattttccaaaaaatgaaattcatatggtttttgacatttacgtaaaccaaatgcaaaaacagaatacatataaaatgttgttgttgcagaactgccaccaccttgtatgaattcgccttggtaagaacaaaacaacaaaacgaaACGTTGACAAAacagaatatatatttattgtttttgttttcctcGAAAACTATTTGTTTGTGACGTGTTTTCTAAATAGAAGAAAATAAGTGGAAAATGCCACCTATTTGGAATATGGAAGAGGATGAAGGAGACCGTTTACAAAAACGTATAAATAAGATATTGGAAACTCGCTTGGACACTGAAAAGGtagacaattatttatttaatatgggCAAATTGTAGATACTTCTGTTTTGATTACAAAATGCTAGGATACACTTGAAGCTTTAAAAGATTCCTCAAATTTTTTCGTGGAAAATACTTTGCAAAACCGACGCAATTTGAGAAGCCAAATAGAAAAACGTTCCgttaatattaatgaaaactttttaagatCGTTTCGGGAAGTTAAATTAAGTCTTGATGCTGTTTGCAATGACTTGGACACTCTAAGCAGCTCGGTGCAAGCAATGAAAAATGACTTGGAATCATCCAAAGCTCTGACACATGATCTTATTAAGCAGACAAATGACTTGCAAGAACAGCGAGAACATTTGCAAGTGCATAAACAAGTTGCCGAAGCCTTTTTGGCACGTTTTCAACTTAGTATACCCGAACATCAAATATTGTATGGTACTTCAAAGGATTCAGCCATAACTGCAGAATTTTTTGACGTATTGGACCGCGTGCAAAATATACATGCAGAGTGTCGAGTTTTAATGCAATGTGGCTATCAAACTGCCGCTGAAGATATTATGGAGGAGATGACTTTACATCAAGAAGGTGCATTGGAAAGACTGTACAGATGGACGCAAAATCACTGCAGAAATTTGGACAACAATGAAATTGGTCCTCTAGTTATTAGAGCTATGGGTAGATTACAAGATCGTCCCGTGTTATTCAAGTATGTATAGTTTATCACATTTTCATATTCATATTCtattacaattttgttaaattttagatacGTAATTGACGAGTACGCTATCGCTCGCAGAGCTGTCCTAGTTCGATTATTTATTGATGCTTTAACAGAAGGTGGTCCCGGTGGTAATCCTAAGCCAATTGAAATGCACGCTCACGATCCTAAACGTTATATTGGAGACATGTTTGCTTGGTTGCATCAAGCGATacctatagaaaaagaaaattctgcATTGCTTTTTAAAATGTGTCATAAAAATGGTGTGTTATTTTAATAGGTATTCGAATGTATCcattaatataacaaaatttttcttttagatcTTTCAGAGCAAATGCAAAATGCTTTGGCTTACATAGCCGATGGTGTTTGCCATCCTTTAAAAGTACGTGTTGAGACCATTTTGAACTCTGAAAAAGACACCATTGTCCTATTTGCTATTTCAAATCTTTTAAGATTCTACCAACAAATTATGAAACAAGTTGTGCAAGGCGGTAGTTTGGAGCAATGTCTTTCAGAAATGCAAAAATCAAGCGAAGAGATTTATCTCAATTCATTATCGAATCAAGTTCGACAAATATTGCAAAAGAATGCAATGTCAGGTTCAGGATTAGAACCTCCACAAAGGGATCTGGTACCGCCATCAAGTCTTGGTCGTTTGTTAAATTTACTTAAGGAAATACTTTCTGTGGCGACAATGGTTGATGGACGGCAATCTGATATAACTAAGATAATATCGTGCATAATTGATCCATTGTTGCAATCAGTCCAGGAGTCTGCCTCACATTTACCAACAGTAGATATGGCTGTTTATCTTCTTAACTGCTTGTATCATATGCAAAGTACCCTGGCAGTGTACGAATACATGGACGAACGCGTTGAACGTTTGCAAGCTCAATCTGAGGCTCAAATAGATACTTTAACCTCGGAGCAGGCCTCCTCCTTAGTATCCAATCTTCAATTAGGTCCCATTTATACAATACTACAAACTAATCAATCGAAAATAGAATCTAATCTTTTAAAGATCTTCATGAATAAAATGGATGCCTTTCTGGAAATGCCCGAAGTATTATTACTACCACAAATACAATTAATCATGTCCAGCTCTCACCGTACTGCTGTCCAAAAGAGAtcttttaatgttattgttgcTATCTATAAACAAATCTACGAAAGAATACATGATCCCGAAAACGGCTTTGAGCATCCAGAgtctatattttcaaaaactccTCAGCAAGTAGCCAAAATATTatcagtttaattaaaaaatcttaatgcCTTTGCTGCGTGTGTGTGTTTAGTTCAgtatctttacaaaaaaatgtacaagAAAACTATAATTTACTTTATTGTATTCATTCACTACATTGTGGATTGCTATAAGAAATTGACATAAAgagaagaataaaaataaaatataaattaaataaaatatcaaccAAAAGAATACAAACAACTGGATAAAACATACTGAAAGAACAACATTATTAAATTGCTTGAGATTAAAAGCGGACGCgttcttaataaataataacgaGAGTCTCAAAAAACTAAGTAATGCGTAATTCTTCAAACGGGAAACAAATAAGTGATTCCTTTAAAGTTACGAAATATGTAAAAGTAAGTCAGTATTTGAGATGTAAAAAtatcataattgtttttggtgttcctacttaaaacaatttttttaactggtacaaaagtaaatttattttatgtgatGAGTGCATTTGTTTAATAGAATAATTTAAATGCATGGAGAAAATGTGTCAAATGATGGcgaatatgtatgtacgttgaatatttttgataacgacatataagtatgtatgtatatatatacatatttcataagttttagATTAGCgtaacttttgtttatttttatttcggtTAGTATGGTCTTGAATAAGTAACTTTAAGGATTTGATATGTTTCttgttgttttgaattttgtaggCTTCATAAAgtcctttttgtaaaaatacaactaaaaaaGAAAGCTGATGAACTTTTATTCTGGAATGCATCTTTCGatggataatttaaaattttatataatcaaataatcaaactacagatttgttgttgtaaatatatatatattaagtatgtgtgtattttgaTGTTGATTTGTATAAAGTAACTTCAACTTAAAAGGAAGATTATGCCAatgttattgtagttttttgaaataaatccaATGTTAGGGCGCTCAAAAATGCCGGCAGCGATTTATTACCCACCAACTGAGTTTCTATCAGTGGCTTTAATGTGGCTGAATATGGTGTCTCTAGCATATCCAATACATTAGACTCATTTAAAcggaaatttaaataatgatccGGACTTTCTGCATACATACTAGAAATTCTGTAaagcatattatttttttttagttaaaagagTACTAATACGAAGAATAAATGATGTAATTAAAGTAAATTGAATTCAATGTCTTACTTGTAATTTGTATTGGCTCCTACACGATCTATGCGATAACCAAACAGCATGTAAACTACTTCACGAAACTCAAGACTTGCGGATTTATAGcattctttcatttttttcatcttGGAATTCATTGACTCCAGTTCACTGCGTAATTGGTTGAGCTCTTTAATATTCATAGTCATGTTAGTGGACTCGTTGAAGCGAGCTTGCGTTACTTCATTGTCTTCttcaagttttttattttttcgttttaagcGTTCAATCTAAACGATACAAATATAATATCGTTACACatattaaattgtttcttttttttcaacagTAGGATGTaggaaataattgtttaaacatcAAAATAAATGCATGAAATATAAATAGAAGTTATTTCTTACCTCTGcttgtaatttttcaattacattttcAGCATTTTCATATGCTTCGCTAGCAGGATTTAGTTTCAAGTGTACAACTTTGTACTTATCCATATTAAAATCACCTTTGAGACAACGGTGTTCTAACTCAAGTTCTAGCTCTTCTTTCCGTCTACGTAAGCGTTCATTTTCAGCACGCAACTGATCCAGTTCTTTTTTGTAGTGTTCATAGCCGACTGTTGAATCAACACTCATATTAGTACTTTGTTCCATGACTTGATCCATGTTTGGCAAAGCTTTAGCAATGGTCAGTTCTTTTTCTAAACTTGTGCACATATCTTTGTAACCCAATAAGGTTTTCTCAAGCATTTCAACCCTCATTTTAAGTTGATTTTCTGTCGAAGAAAGATCCACACCACCAGACGGATTGGAGATTGTAagatctttttcaaaattttctaataattgtttataacaatCTCGTTCTTTAGAAACTAAAAGAAGTTTCTTTTGGACTCGAGCTTTAAAAGCCTTGTAGCGTTTAAGTTCTGCATTCAATTCTTCCAGGTTCTTAACATACATTTCACACTTTTGCTTAAGGTCCAACAATTCGCTCTCAAGGGTTTTAGATTCCGAAACCTTTGAATTCTTTTCAGAAACCATAAGAACATCATGTTGCAAAAGTTCTTCTATACGTGCCCTCAATGCCATGGGATTGACATATGTATTCTGAGGACAATGGTCTTGTCCCACCTTAATCCATTCGTTAAGGTCTTCTTGTGCATGCTTCAATTTCACTTGCAATTCCACAGCCTCGGATCGGGCTCCTTCTTCCTTTTCCAAACGAGAACGCAAATCGTACACTTGCTCCTCCAACAATAACTTATTTCCTAGCAACTCTTGCAGCTGCTTATTATTTGAACGTAAACGTTCGATTTCTTTGTCCATATCTGGAATGCTTAGTAAGCGGTCCTGAGAATTCtgtaataaatatgttaatgtAATTAAAAGTTTCACTTGTTTACTTATGTAATAACCTTGGTGATTTCCTTCCAATCGTTGTAGGAAGCTATTTCAAATTCCAATTCTTTAATGCGTTGATTGGCATATACTAAATCCTGACTGACTTTCTCATGTTGCAGTTTCAAGTCATCAAAAGAGGAAACTTTAGCTTTAAAATCCTCCAACTGATTTTTAGTTGATTCCAGCTC
The window above is part of the Lucilia cuprina isolate Lc7/37 chromosome 6, ASM2204524v1, whole genome shotgun sequence genome. Proteins encoded here:
- the LOC111675922 gene encoding SAP30-binding protein; translated protein: MSNSALASLTAQYTDSENEEDQQESPDSQNSQASQVIIPPPRHTPQQTPEKQQKDATDVKETRRSKKKKSKKFVKRLVSYQDDTIISDEGEGEEEEDEEEDEYNEDNERVSSDMEEGMDQRNNSESKKVAQKRHESPIVVDDDSFDPSQKGSTRNKTDKYAKYAKYNFSLPPEPKGKPLPELSEKIQQLYEKMETNNMDMNRIIQQRKEFRNPSIYEKLIQFCDINEFGTNYPPEIYDPLQWGPESFYEELARVQKIEMVKRQKEKKDNDKIEQVSALARKVEEEAKKRKSKWDQPATSIKPVVPPTLTTTVTGTKGTVISAFGSLPKKPAA
- the LOC111675910 gene encoding conserved oligomeric Golgi complex subunit 6, with protein sequence MPPIWNMEEDEGDRLQKRINKILETRLDTEKDTLEALKDSSNFFVENTLQNRRNLRSQIEKRSVNINENFLRSFREVKLSLDAVCNDLDTLSSSVQAMKNDLESSKALTHDLIKQTNDLQEQREHLQVHKQVAEAFLARFQLSIPEHQILYGTSKDSAITAEFFDVLDRVQNIHAECRVLMQCGYQTAAEDIMEEMTLHQEGALERLYRWTQNHCRNLDNNEIGPLVIRAMGRLQDRPVLFKYVIDEYAIARRAVLVRLFIDALTEGGPGGNPKPIEMHAHDPKRYIGDMFAWLHQAIPIEKENSALLFKMCHKNDLSEQMQNALAYIADGVCHPLKVRVETILNSEKDTIVLFAISNLLRFYQQIMKQVVQGGSLEQCLSEMQKSSEEIYLNSLSNQVRQILQKNAMSGSGLEPPQRDLVPPSSLGRLLNLLKEILSVATMVDGRQSDITKIISCIIDPLLQSVQESASHLPTVDMAVYLLNCLYHMQSTLAVYEYMDERVERLQAQSEAQIDTLTSEQASSLVSNLQLGPIYTILQTNQSKIESNLLKIFMNKMDAFLEMPEVLLLPQIQLIMSSSHRTAVQKRSFNVIVAIYKQIYERIHDPENGFEHPESIFSKTPQQVAKILSV
- the LOC111675908 gene encoding mitotic spindle assembly checkpoint protein MAD1; the encoded protein is MEDIKTSLDKILAKFNDSVTHSAPKKLSFEHLSDSFNDSGTIPKKRRFSQSFEDNSSNVSHNQSNTSVNSSITVPPSPWETRRMKADLIEAKTRITKFKQEIERLHKLRQESEILYENRVSELKKQCDFSSGKIQDLEKHMQVLRKREYAAKQEMLKAQNEIQQQKHGYEDMILKLQRSKHDVEENARLIQNSMANELSEYKRHAEKMELEMELTSDELESTKNQLEDFKAKVSSFDDLKLQHEKVSQDLVYANQRIKELEFEIASYNDWKEITKNSQDRLLSIPDMDKEIERLRSNNKQLQELLGNKLLLEEQVYDLRSRLEKEEGARSEAVELQVKLKHAQEDLNEWIKVGQDHCPQNTYVNPMALRARIEELLQHDVLMVSEKNSKVSESKTLESELLDLKQKCEMYVKNLEELNAELKRYKAFKARVQKKLLLVSKERDCYKQLLENFEKDLTISNPSGGVDLSSTENQLKMRVEMLEKTLLGYKDMCTSLEKELTIAKALPNMDQVMEQSTNMSVDSTVGYEHYKKELDQLRAENERLRRRKEELELELEHRCLKGDFNMDKYKVVHLKLNPASEAYENAENVIEKLQAEIERLKRKNKKLEEDNEVTQARFNESTNMTMNIKELNQLRSELESMNSKMKKMKECYKSASLEFREVVYMLFGYRIDRVGANTNYKISSMYAESPDHYLNFRLNESNVLDMLETPYSATLKPLIETQLVGNKSLPAFLSALTLDLFQKTTITLA